The sequence GATACTATGGATTTTCGTGTGTCGCCAGGCCAGAGATTCCTCAACTTGTCGATTTGGTTGACGGGCGTTCGAGGCGAAGAATTCGCTACAACCGACAACAGTGCGGCAAGTGTCAGTATTCAGCCGCCAAAGTTCAGTTTGAGCAGGctctttaaaatgaaaaaggatCTGCCGGCTCCGCCCAGCCAAGATTTGGAAATTGAAGAGCCGCTGAAAGAGGTCCGACTGGGATATGTCAATGTCAGCCTGGCTGAAATTGCAGCCGATTGTCATCTCAACACTCAAGGCCATCATGTCTCGACCTATCAAATCTATCCAGCTGACCCCCAAGCATCAATTGGGTAATATTATTCAAACGCGAGTCTGGCAACTGATTGTCCAATTtatcttctctcctttttgtaTTGTGCAGTCAGAAACATTCGTTAAAGGACCAAGATGGATTCGACCCTCGCCTGTGCTATGGCGATATCGTCCTTTCCTTCGTTTACCAGCCCGATGAGGAAATCAAGGAATCCCAGGAGACTGTTCCGTCGGAAGAAACCTCACCCGAACGATCCGAGTCTTCCGAACGCCATCGCTCGCAAGTCGACGTCGTGATTTATGAACTGAAACGGCCGCACGATTGGACGCTACGACGGTTCGGCCAGCTCCAAAACTGCGACATTTGTCAATCGAAGGTTAGCACACTAGATCTGCGATAAATATTGCgaataaaacaaacatcacATTTTGTGGCATTTCACAGATATGGTTGGGCGAGGGCCTTTATTGCCCAAGGTGCGGCTTAATCATTCACAAGAAATGCTTCAAGCGCATCATCAAAGAGGATAGGAAATGGTGTAGTGTCAACCAATCCATCGCCAAGATCGATGACTATTACATTTCTAACGTTCCCATTCCGGTCGAAGGTGTTAAGGTAGATATTATATCGgttaaattgattttcttcacaAAAGCGAGTGACACATAACAATTGAATGAATCGTAACAGTCGGATCTAGAAGGCAATCCCTTTCAAGTGGAcgaagaaaacgaagaaacgAACGAGCTGGAGTCGGTTCTTGAACGGTTGCAAGCGCGTGATCATAACGAATCCCTAGTGCGGATGGCCAAGGATTCCGGCCGAAAGCTGTGGAACCATTTAGATGTAGAGAAGCGGCGCAATAAAATCTCTTCTATGGTAAATGAcgtcaaatgaaaaaagtaaGTGGATTATTCCTAATATTTTTCTCGTCATCTTAGCTGAGTAAAATTGAAGATGCCGTCAAAGCTGAAACTATCCGGCGTTATGAGTTGGCAGCCGAATGGGAGAGAGCGAATTCGAATACGTGTGCCGACAGCGGGATTGGCGATAGCAAATGGATTGAAGTGGAGCTGGCGGCATCTGAGAAGAAACGTCAAGCCTTGGTCCTCCTTGAGCTCTATTTCAGTGTCGGCTGGCATGACGTAGAAGATGCGCTAGAGCAAAACGAATAATTGATTATCTTTTCAAATGGtctaataataattgaatcaAGATATTTTCAGTCTAATACTGCAAAATGTGAAACAAGTGTGCCTTGTTTAGAAAGTAAATTTCATTCGTTCGTGAAAAAAGAATCCTTAAAGTAGTTGATACTTTACAGTTTTCCCGTTTCTTTGTTTAATTTAGTCAAGGGGTTGGCAACTAAAAGCccagttttttctctcttatgcCTTTTCAATAGCAAAATGATGTTATCCCACCCCTCTACGAGGTGAAAGGAAAAGGCgacaaaaatgtaatttttgagTTGCCAACCCCAGGAATTTAGTGATGCAacatctgggggggggggtgtctGGCTAGCAGTCTTTGTTTgggagacaaaataaaaaggtctATGAATACAAAAAAAGCTTAGCGCAAAATAAGTCTGTTCTCTACAGTTCCGTTTAGAATAACGAGAAATTTTTTGCCAtgtgaaaatattttcaacagAGAATCTAGGGCTAGTATCAGGTGATTGAGTGAAATAATAGTTTGCGCCATGATCTAATTCATCATGGACCCATAGTTGTTACATCACAAATAAGATCGTTGTTATTCTGACCTTCACAAGCGTATCGTGTAATTCTTCAGAAGTTGACCACACAATTCTTCCCACTTGAGTAGGGGATATAATTTTCCTGTTATGAAATGCACCTCTACAAACAACACGCGTTGcataaaaaaggataaaactaatttttagTTTGTATTGTCGGATTTTCAACCTTTACTTTATTGGTGAGTAAGCGGCCCACCTGGTACCATTAGGATGAATAAAATGTGTCAGTATATGTGCAAGACAATGCAATCTATTTCCATGTGCTATCCACGTCATATAGATCTACAGGAAGGAAAACTTAGCATGACGCCGTAGTTTACATATGAATTGGCAGAAAATGTCGCTTTGGTAGGGCCCAAGGTTGTGATTGAATGGATTTATGAATTATGGCGAATATTATAATACAATCCCAATAACAGTTTCCGATGTCCCTGTGTTCCGACTGACGTAATATGCAGGAAAAGCCtttgaattttcattgaaTACTTGCAGGATAGTAGGGTACGTGACcgcaaatattgaaaataaagaaacagacATGTTTATATAAACCGCGGACACTTGTGAAGCCCGTTTTAATAATGGGCGACGATTTCAGCAAATCGGACGCGCATTTACAGTATAACTAACACACCTGGTGAAAAGTATCAGCTTACCGCAAGTGTATGTTTGAAGGATCAATCGCGATCGAGTTAGCTTAGTGTAAGATTGCAGTCAATCACAGTAAGAAGCATGTTAAATTTCCTTCGCAATCACGTTCGTCCTTACTGGAGGGGCATTATTGCTGTTTCGGCTCCTCTTTTACTTTTGCCGCTACCGATTACTGGAGTAAAGGTAAAAACAATCCTTATAATTATTCATTGGACATCAAATGATCATTATGTAATCATTATGTAATTTTCAATTGTGCAGGAGGCCCAATGCGGATACACGATTATGATTATGGCGATTTACTGGATGACGGAAGCACTTCCTCTACCCGTTACAAGTTTGATTCCGGTGGTTGCATTACCTCTTTTTGGAATAATGGAAACCGGCGACGTATCCACTGCATATATGAAGGTATTAATAGatctattataatttttttaatgactgtagcaaattaatttttttgtgcattttaatttattcaaatttttattttttctggtgCTCCACACCAAAAACCAAATTCCCCCCAATCGTGTCAAAAAAGGATACCAACATGATGTTTATTGGTGGCCTCATCCTGGCCCTTGCCATTCAGTTTTGCAATTTGCATAAAAGAGTCGCACTGGCTGTACTTCTTCTTGTCGGTGCTAAACCGAGATGGTAAGAGACCAGAGTCGAGTGATCGAGTACTGCAAGATAATCGAACCATACACAGCACTCGTCTCTTTTTTATGACTATAATTGCTTTTCTACCCATGAATGTGTTACTTTAGGTTGTTAGCCGGATTCATGGGGACGACAGCTTTTCTCTCGATGTGGATCTCTAACACGGCCACAACTGCGATGATGGTCCCAATTGTCGacgctgttgctgctgagtTATACAAGGTAGATTGGCACTGTAGTTACGTTAATCCTTACATAAGTATTAGATAATTACCTGCATCCCTGTTGAGTTTGCATATTCAATTCTGACCCTCAATAATTGCAATCAAATAACACAGGATGATGACGAAGAAATGGTGAGAACTATCTCTCACGCCACTATCACCACTAACTGTGGCAGCATTGAAGAACTGGTACCGTCCGATTCGAACGAAAGCAGAAGAACATCAGCCGAGGccgaaaaagaacgaaaaagaaaaatccgagCTGGAATAATGATTTCAACATGTTTGTTCTTACACTAtaataacaattatttttttttttatcgcacACTgactgtttgtttttctttttcagcatATTCCTCCGTTATCGGTGGGACAGGTTCTTTGATTGGATCTTCCCCACAGTTAGCACTTAAAGGAATAGTTCAAGAGTAAGCAGAATTTTAGGCAAATCTATAGGCAAATGTTTTCATCGTTAATACAATCAAATGTGCAGGATTTTCGGACAAACAGAATTGAATTTCGCAAGCTGGATTGCATTCAATGTTCCCGGAATGTTATTCAACTTGTTCTTCACTTGGGTTTGGCTTCAAGTCATCTTCATTGGATCAGGGAAGCAGAGGTACAACGACCATGTCAAATTTCTGTAGAAGATAAATAGATATATAATAGATTCAGTAATTCAATCCGATTATAAAAACATGACATTCCTGATGACTAATTTCTAGTAAGTCCGATGGAGGGAGAGATAAGGAAGTGATTAAAGTGATTCGTCAGAAGTTCAAAGATCTTGGTCCTATGACGTTCCACGAAGCCGCAGTTCTCATTCTGTTTATCATCTGCGTTTTGCTATGGTTCTTCCGCGACCCGGGATTCATTCCTGGCTGGGCCGAATTATTTGGAAACGCCAAAAATGTTGATGACGCAACTGCTGTTATGCTTATCGTTCTCTTATTGTTCGCCATTCCCTCTAAGCCAACATTTTGGTGTTTACGTCCCAAAGAAGCATCATCAGGTATGCAATACCGTTTATTCATCGCAATGTAATCAACATACGGATAGCGCCATCTAAAATCATTTGTACTATATACTGATTTTTAACTCTCTGCATAGAATCTGTTGATGTCCCACCGAAATCTAGTCCTGCTCTTTTAGATTGGAAATACGTTCAAGATAGGCTCCCGTGGGGAGTCATCCTTCTCTTAGGTAATGAGTTCAAataatgtttttcttgtttaatgatTTGAGTGAGCCCTTTCAGTCAAACGGCTGATTATTAATTAATACATTTTGCAGGTGGAGGATATGCTTTATCCGATGCCACTAAAAAATCTGGTTTATCTGACTGGATTGGTAAGCAGTTGGCTGGTATGATAGTTTTGCCTCCGTTCGTCATCATGTTAGTTGTATGTATCATCACGGCGGGAGTTACAGAAGTTGCCTCTAACACGGCGGTtgccaacatttttcttccaattcttgCCGACACggtaattttcttaaattaaataGTTATGCgatgcaatttttcaaatgattttctgAATGTAGGCGACAGCAATTCAAATCAATCCGCTCTACTTCATGGTACCAGTTACAGTCACTTGGTAAGAAAACGTTAGTTTATTAACAACATGTGTTTattaagttttaattttctttcgttGTCGAAGCTCTTATGCCTTTATGCTCCCGGTGTCGACTCCACCCAACGCAATTGCTTTCGCAGCTGCTAAAATGAAACCAGACGAAATGGTAAGCTATTACGTAAACGAGATGATCTCTGAGAAATTAATGTTAGTTCGATTTCAACAGATGAAAGCGGGCTGGTTTATTAAATTGGTCTGCGTTGTTGTGATATGCGTCACGATGGAAACGTGGGGTAATGTTGTATTCGGCAGCAAACATTTTCCGATATGGGCGAACGTCACAACTTCCGGTTTGTCTCAATCTGTTTCCCGATGCGCCGATTCGTCCATTCCGTTCACGTCTCCGAATTCATCTGACTTGATTCACAGGAGTTAAATTTCGAGATTTTCCTTACAGTGCAAAAAAAAGCCTAGATCACAgataattttgtaattttcctctatgacttttatttttgtaatccAAAAATTTCGAGGATAGTTTGATAAATTAATCTGTAATAAACGTTATTTTACACCTATATTTTCCGtataaatgatttttaaaaagatttacCTTAAGCTGCCTTAAgccaggggtatggagaggcATGCATCTCTCCATGCCCATGCTTAAGCGATTGTgtagtgtgttgtgtgtactTGTAGTATACAGTGTTCAGTTCAATTCGGAAAATTGGCAACGCTACATttcttattgaatttgaaaatttaacaagttcTGACTTGTCGCTGTGTTTatgttcaacttttaattaccACTCATGGGAAGTTGGGACTTGGGAACCAATTTCAACCCCAAAATAACGTTTAGGTAAATCTGTAACTTTCGTAATTTAACCAGCATATTAGTTTATACCATGATTCATACTTTCACTCATCTATGTATTGTATGCTATTATTCTACACAATGTGTGCAATGTTTGTTGTCATCTCTTCAAGGTATTGCATGAGCATTAATAGATAAAGAAGAGAAAGCGGGCCAACATTGCCTAATACGACACGTACCTCGGCCTACGTTACACGTACCTTGAttatataataattaaattctgtttttttttataacatcAATGACATATCACGGCTCTAGGGCCTCTAGTGTCCCCCTTTTTCCCACAAAAATTCGGTTGAGTACAAGCCAATTTTggcaatttattaatttgtacTACCCCAGCTCTCAACACAGCGCAGAATTTTCACCCTTAGATTGTTTCGCTGATTACGATGAGAGAtggcgttttctttttcttgaggaAAACGAGATACTGATTTTGCAGAGGAGAATATTTTGTGAGTAtcgagtatttttttttgtccttttttggtttgttattattgttatttcaaTTCACTAATTCAGTGTCGATGAGCTTAGAACAGTGACTCAAGCAGTAGGTAGCAATTAACTATAGTTTATTGCGTTAATGTCGGAATATTTATTGGAATATTTCCTTTAGATTCAACATGACTGTTTGATGATAAAGTTAGTTGGAACTCTAATTCAAACACCGATAaccgttgttgctgctgccttacagccacaggcaggaaaattattgttttattcagaaaattgtaagtaaaattttttgttttgacctCCAACACTTTCTGTTAATATCATATATTTTTATGTTAAAAGAGTTAAAAAGTCTGAAAAGCTAACTAAAAACTGTGTGTATTCGTGTCATAGGGAAAGCTGCTGGAGTAATCTGGTGTTTATGCTCATTTTAATCATTTCGTGCCAGCTAGTGAATGCCGAAAGGCATGTCGAATTCAAGTTGAGCTGCTGCGTGATGTCTGGAAGCAAGCAATCCAGCCGTTGCGTTCAGTCATGAACAGAAATCTGATGGCTGTCAATAGGTGGCTGTCAAAAGTTGGCTGGAATGTCCACCAGGTAGCGCGAGTGTCTTCATGGACGCATTTCGGCCATTTTGTTCCAAGACGTAGCAGAAATGGGTTGCTGGTCGTGACGTTTCTcacgatgaaaattaaaaggtatttattgttaatttcattttgttattGAATGTAAAATGTTGATGTGAAAATTTACAGGTGATTTAGCATGTGGAAACCACTTTGCCAAGTCATTCAACTCAGACTTGGAAGTGCCTGTACATTGCCGAAATGGCGTGCCTCGTGCGTCTCGCTGCCTGTTCTTAGGCGTATGTCTCATCCCATACAACagcaaaaagtaattattttgatcaaatgtcTTGCAAAAGTACCATAGATTTAACATTGACAAACAGATTTAAGACTTCAAATGTCTTGCAAAAGTATCATAGATTTAACATTGACTTTAACAGATTTAAGACTAGAGAGTAGACCAATTTGCTACGCTACTATAGAAATTTTGAATACCTTGCCTTCGTAAGATTTTAGATATCAAAGTTATTCTGTTGGACTGCATGGTTTTCTGTTACTCtttgtattcttttgtttctcgtATTGTGTTTctcgaaaataattttcttttctcaaataGGTATAACAAATACTTCTTTAACGCTGTTGGTTTCCTTGTTGCCGCCaaatggtgaaaggtgtgacaAAGACAGATTGAACTGTTGTATGCAGCATGAGGTTGCAGTGTAATCCAGAAGTAGCTGTGCTGGTGTTGCCCTTAAATTGCTGTGATGTTGTAGCTGAGCTGTTCCATATGGGTTCctgacttgaaaatttttgtgttgttgtttgcctGCCAGTATTTTGTGTTGTGGTTTCAAATAGTTTGATCTGTCGTCTTTTgagttttcattcaatcatgCGGTATACAACTGAGGCAACTTGATCAATATCAGGTTTGACACAGTCGAGAACTGCTAGATTAAACAAGCTTTCtgcgccaaacaaataataacttaCATCATGTTATTATCGCGGTAGAGAAAGCGACAGGCCCCCCCCCTGGGGGTcacaggaaaaataaatgtatgtgaatattaaaaaataaattttgaaagtaataaaatattttgatagaaattcttccgcGATGATATTTTGATAACTTGTAaggagaattttttaaaattttttttcaaaaacaaaagtctgGACTTAGCAGAAATTTGGGTGTGGTTTTTTATTGTGCTTTAAATTCATAATTTATTgttaaaatattattgaaaaatgagtttgaatttttattgttttagcaTGATGTTTTAGCAgcaacaattatttttaagtttACATAGcattcagaaatattttttcacatcACGAAATTATCAGCAAGAGGAAAGGTACTTGAGGAGAAAATAGACATGCACATGTGATTTATCGATCAATCTTGTATTTCAGCAATCTTTCAACACATCCAGAGAAATACTTCAGAACTTCGATGTATAGGTATGAGCAACATAAGTAGTGGTGACATAGTCGGGAGAATTTCCGGGTTTAATACATATGAACCTCAGATGGTAGTAGTTTGGAGCAGGGTAATACTTAAATTCCTCGATGTGGTATACCAGGCATGTGGTTGTGTAATGGGCGGctttttcggtgtagtacttggggactgcggtgttgtagctaggtgtagcgtaggttgtggtgaaGTAAAATGGAGCATCACTGTAGTATTTCCGCTCGATGTAGTACGAAAGGGCAGCTTCTGTGAAGTAAGTCGGGactgcgtaatacttggccgcctcagttgtggttgtgtagatcggggcagagtagtactttggcgcttcggtgtagtattcgaccGTTTTGGTGGAGTAATAAGCGGAAACCTCGGTGTAGCAGCAGGGAACAGTAGTAATTAGGAAAACATGTGCAGTAAGTATCTGAGAATAaagtaatacttgggagcttcggtgtagtaggatgggcagcatacgtagtcatGTAGTACTCCgtcgccttggtggtgtagtaacttcAGGCAGCATGcgtagtcgtgtagtactccgtCGCCTagatggtgtagtaactcggggcagagttataCTTCAGGCCGTCAGTGTAGTGGCTCGGGGCAGCGTAAGTTGTGATATAAAACTCCGGTGCTTTAGTGGAGTAGTACTGGAAGACCTCAGTGCAGGAACCGGTCGTTGCGTAAGTTGTGTAggaaggcggcggcgttgcggaTTGGTTTGCTCCAtgcccaggagacatcggtaaaCCAGTGGTCCACCCAGCCATCAAAGACACAACACCTAACAGGCAACAGGAGCACAACGCCATAGTTGACTACacagtaaataaatttaattattattaaatattaacaGGCATAGtaacgaaaaaatagaattgatacaaaactcaagaatatttacccataatTGCGAATGGTTACACGATGAGgaatgcagttggtgacagATAATGCACTGTTCGGGTacgacttctttttttgacgaCTCCTTTACGCACAGTAATAATTCGGGTCgtaggtgtagtagctcggggcaacgtaggttgtagtgtagtacttgagcGCTTCGGTGTTGTAGTAATgcggggcctcggtgtagtaggcagGGGCAGCATACGCAGTCGTGTAGTATTCCGGTGCCTTAGTGATGTAGTACTTTAGAAAATCGGTGTAGTAGTCCGGCTCTCTAGGgatgtaactcggggcagctATACTTCGGGATTCGGTGTAGCAGCTCTGGGCATCATAAactgtggtgtaatactctggaaCCTTGGTGGTCTAGGAACCggttgttgcgtatgttgttgttaTGTATTAAGGCGGCAGCGTTGCAGTTTGGTTTGCTCCATaccccaggagacatcggtacaccagtggtcgacccagctatcaacgatacaacacccaacagcatacGACGCCTTAGATACCTACACagtaaacaaattcaaacattAATATTAAATGTTAACATGCATatcaacaaacagaaaaaataaaatctatacAAAACTCAATGTAaagacagaatatttacccaaggTTGCGAACTGGCAATACGGTGAAGAAGGCAGATAGTGACAGATGTTGCGCTGCAGTTGTTTCCGTgccggagatgctcactcgactgattttctATCGCCGTTTCTCTcgccttttatacgatttttttctcaccctcacCTCTAAAGCCTTGCGGTTAttttacctgcttgataatgattgcaacacgtgtcgttctcacccaGCCTCTACTCCACTGCATGATACGTTTTACGTaaagatctccgtgaccttcgagtgtGACTGTCCTTTCCTTttgcaggttgacgttgctggggatgggtctacacaCCAAATGCAAATGGTTATTTAACACGTCTCGTTcttacccaacctctacatgacacattttacgtaatgatctccgtgaccttcgattgTGAAGGAAATGCGAATGCGAatgcaggttgacgttgctggggctGGGTGCAATACTGTAAAGGTTTTCTTTGGTGTGCCATCTATCTTCATAGTTTCGCACCtaggagaaatgaaaaatgtcctcttttttcttgttttttaaatcttaaaaaaaaaagtcgcaaAAGaacgtttaaattttttcggaAAACGCGTTTCGCACACCGTGTTtccgtaaattttaaaaaattccaattgtttttttttaattaaattaaaatcatgAACAGCACTTCGGGACATCGCAGGTAAATGACAATTTAAGTAAGAGCTCTTTTTTGCTCCgaagtttttttcaaattgtaaagCAGACCGATTCTTTTAATGGCTCCTTTCTTTTCCCCTTGCAATTATCTATTATTCAATCTCGACAGGAGCTCTAAAATGTCTAGACGATTTCTTTCTCCCCGGTTGACCTCCATTTACCACACTTTCAACTTTAAGGTttcgattctttttattttaacagaagaatgaagagaaaaaaacaaaaggctgAGCTAACGATCCGACAAGGGCTTTTAACGAGATCTATCTTGAGAACCGAgtctttttcaatgtttttttttccccactaaATAagatgtgtgtgtattttgacGAGCCGAAAAACGCGACTGAATTTCTAAATTCCAAAAAGCTATTTGAATCTATCCGAATCTATATGTATGTACAGATGGTTGTGTCGACGGTTGCGTTCAATAAGTGATTTGTTCAAATATTTAGACGGTAGTACAAGAGATACGATGATTTTTGAATCCCGCTGGACAAATAAACACAATACAGGTTGgagggaataagaaaaaagaaagagaaaccgTCTAAAACAAAGGACGGACTCTTCTATCACAGAGAATTGGCGAATATATCAAATAAAAGCGATTAAGAGGTAAAATAAAGATCAAATGTCGAAAAGATAGTTGAAAGCAAATGGAGCGGACAACCTCCACCGATTGCAGATCCAAACGGATGACCCTAAAATGAACATTAGAcatattgtttttaattaagatactcttttttaaataacaacaacttaCCATTGAAATGCTTTTAAGTATACCAGAATTTTACATTGACACCATCCTGAAGTTATGCAACATCAATCTTttgattcttgttttttttttttttactgtggtccaccaacttttttctccatcttttatgacaaagaaataaaatcaattacaaAAGTGTAATATGAATGCTGCTGGTCTACCTCATGgttcattaaaattttgaacCAGAGAGTGGTTCAAACAGATCACAGACATAACAATGAACTTT is a genomic window of Daphnia pulicaria isolate SC F1-1A chromosome 2, SC_F0-13Bv2, whole genome shotgun sequence containing:
- the LOC124327077 gene encoding solute carrier family 13 member 5-like; translated protein: MLNFLRNHVRPYWRGIIAVSAPLLLLPLPITGVKEAQCGYTIMIMAIYWMTEALPLPVTSLIPVVALPLFGIMETGDVSTAYMKDTNMMFIGGLILALAIQFCNLHKRVALAVLLLVGAKPRWLLAGFMGTTAFLSMWISNTATTAMMVPIVDAVAAELYKDDDEEMVRTISHATITTNCGSIEELVPSDSNESRRTSAEAEKERKRKIRAGIMISTSYSSVIGGTGSLIGSSPQLALKGIVQEIFGQTELNFASWIAFNVPGMLFNLFFTWVWLQVIFIGSGKQSKSDGGRDKEVIKVIRQKFKDLGPMTFHEAAVLILFIICVLLWFFRDPGFIPGWAELFGNAKNVDDATAVMLIVLLLFAIPSKPTFWCLRPKEASSESVDVPPKSSPALLDWKYVQDRLPWGVILLLGGGYALSDATKKSGLSDWIGKQLAGMIVLPPFVIMLVVCIITAGVTEVASNTAVANIFLPILADTATAIQINPLYFMVPVTVTCSYAFMLPVSTPPNAIAFAAAKMKPDEMMKAGWFIKLVCVVVICVTMETWGNVVFGSKHFPIWANVTTSGLSQSVSRCADSSIPFTSPNSSDLIHRS
- the LOC124327334 gene encoding uncharacterized protein LOC124327334 — encoded protein: MLPILLHRSSQVSAYYSTKTVEYYTEAPKYYSAPIYTTTTEAAKYYAVPTYFTEAALSYYIERKYYSDAPFYFTTTYATPSYNTAVPKYYTEKAAHYTTTCLVYHIEEFKYYPAPNYYHLRFICIKPGNSPDYVTTTYVAHTYTSKF